In a genomic window of Aggregatimonas sangjinii:
- a CDS encoding DUF3291 domain-containing protein yields the protein MEQPHYLSQVNIARMIAPIDSPMMADFVDNLDRINEIAEKHQGFVWRLKGEQNDATAMRVFEDDFLIINMSVWKSMDALFKFTYSSEHVAILKRKKEWFSAMKDMHMAFWYLPLGHLPTPDEAKARLQYLNQNGETPYAFTFKSKYTSEDALHFNPEI from the coding sequence ATGGAGCAACCTCACTATTTATCACAGGTTAATATCGCTAGGATGATCGCTCCTATAGACAGCCCGATGATGGCCGACTTTGTCGATAATCTAGACCGCATCAATGAGATTGCCGAAAAACATCAGGGCTTTGTATGGCGTTTGAAAGGCGAGCAGAACGATGCGACGGCCATGCGGGTTTTCGAAGATGATTTTTTGATTATCAATATGTCGGTATGGAAGTCTATGGATGCGCTTTTCAAGTTTACCTATTCATCGGAACATGTTGCCATCCTGAAAAGGAAAAAGGAATGGTTTTCCGCAATGAAAGACATGCACATGGCCTTTTGGTATCTGCCCCTAGGACATCTCCCGACTCCCGATGAAGCTAAGGCCCGATTGCAATATTTGAATCAAAATGGGGAAACCCCTTATGCGTTCACCTTCAAAAGTAAGTATACATCCGAAGACGCGCTTCATTTCAACCCCGAGATTTAA
- a CDS encoding aspartate carbamoyltransferase catalytic subunit has protein sequence MSNELSVKHLLGIKYLKESDIQLIFETADHFKEVINRSIKKVPSLRDITIANIFFENSTRTKLSFELAEKRLSADVINFSASQSSVKKGETLIDTVSNILSMKVDMVVMRHPNPGAGIFLSKHVEASIINAGDGAHEHPTQALLDSYSIREKLGGVSGKNVVIVGDILHSRVALSNIFALKLQGANVKVCGPKTLIPKHIESLGVEVETNLKKALNWCDVANMLRIQNERLDISYFPTTREYTQQFGVNKKLLNELDKEIVIMHPGPINRGVEITSDVADSKQSIILDQVENGVAIRMAVIYLLASKIKQ, from the coding sequence ATGAGCAACGAATTAAGTGTAAAACACTTACTAGGGATAAAGTATCTGAAAGAATCGGATATTCAGCTCATTTTCGAAACTGCCGATCATTTTAAGGAGGTCATCAACAGGTCGATTAAAAAAGTACCTTCCTTAAGGGATATTACGATCGCCAATATCTTTTTTGAAAACAGTACCCGTACCAAGCTTTCTTTTGAACTTGCCGAAAAACGACTTTCTGCCGATGTCATTAATTTTTCGGCTTCGCAATCGTCGGTTAAGAAAGGGGAAACGTTGATCGATACGGTGAGTAATATCCTTTCAATGAAAGTAGATATGGTCGTTATGCGGCATCCTAATCCAGGGGCCGGCATCTTTTTGTCGAAACATGTCGAGGCTTCCATTATCAATGCTGGGGATGGTGCACACGAACACCCCACCCAAGCCCTACTTGATTCGTATTCCATTCGTGAAAAATTAGGCGGAGTATCAGGAAAAAATGTCGTTATAGTTGGCGATATCTTGCATTCAAGAGTTGCATTGTCCAATATTTTTGCCCTAAAACTGCAAGGTGCCAATGTGAAGGTATGCGGTCCCAAAACCCTGATTCCAAAGCACATAGAATCACTTGGGGTAGAAGTTGAAACCAACCTGAAGAAGGCTCTAAATTGGTGCGACGTTGCCAATATGCTGCGTATTCAGAACGAACGGCTTGACATTAGTTATTTTCCGACAACACGCGAATACACCCAACAGTTCGGGGTCAATAAAAAGTTATTGAATGAACTCGATAAAGAAATCGTGATCATGCATCCAGGTCCCATTAATCGCGGCGTAGAGATTACCAGTGATGTTGCCGATTCGAAACAGTCCATTATTTTAGACCAAGTAGAAAATGGAGTAGCCATTCGCATGGCGGTTATTTACCTATTGGCCTCCAAAATTAAACAGTAA
- a CDS encoding ribonuclease Z: MIFDKKGTTTIVSQENTALARFLQNLEKEYPKIANDNIILNLFSFGKLSSGDVLEFLELADTHRNANKSFVLVTEQVGYEDVPDSIIVVPTVQEAHDIIEMEEIERDLGI, encoded by the coding sequence ATGATTTTTGACAAAAAAGGAACAACGACGATTGTTTCACAGGAAAATACAGCGCTGGCGAGGTTTTTGCAAAACCTAGAAAAGGAGTACCCCAAGATTGCCAACGACAATATTATCTTAAATTTATTTTCGTTCGGCAAACTTTCTTCAGGAGACGTATTGGAGTTTCTTGAATTGGCCGATACCCATAGAAATGCCAACAAATCTTTCGTACTTGTCACCGAACAAGTAGGTTATGAGGATGTGCCCGATAGCATTATCGTAGTACCTACTGTTCAAGAGGCCCATGATATTATCGAAATGGAGGAAATAGAACGGGACCTAGGAATCTAA